In Gammaproteobacteria bacterium, one DNA window encodes the following:
- a CDS encoding peptide deformylase has translation MAIRSVLKMGDPVLLQAAKPVERFDTAELHELIQDMQDTMAYLNGAGLAAPQIGVSLQVVIFGFEQNPRYPRAEEVPFTVLINPQLTPLSDELEDDWEGCLSVPGMRGMVPRYARLRYHGADQYGKIIDRSVSGFHARVVQHECDHLQGILYPMRIKDFRLFGFTDVLFPGQGIADD, from the coding sequence ATGGCCATTAGATCGGTACTTAAAATGGGCGATCCGGTATTGTTGCAAGCCGCCAAACCGGTCGAGCGCTTCGATACCGCCGAGTTGCACGAATTGATCCAGGATATGCAGGATACCATGGCGTATCTCAACGGCGCAGGCTTGGCCGCGCCGCAGATCGGTGTGAGCCTGCAGGTGGTAATTTTCGGCTTCGAGCAAAATCCGCGTTATCCCCGTGCCGAAGAAGTGCCTTTCACCGTGTTGATCAATCCCCAACTGACACCGTTATCGGATGAACTAGAGGACGACTGGGAAGGTTGCCTGAGTGTGCCGGGAATGCGCGGCATGGTGCCGCGCTACGCGCGGTTGCGCTATCACGGCGCGGATCAATACGGCAAGATCATCGACCGCAGCGTCAGCGGTTTTCATGCGCGCGTCGTGCAACATGAATGCGATCATCTGCAAGGCATTTTGTATCCGATGCGCATCAAGGATTTTCGCTTGTTCGGATTCACCGATGTGCTGTTTCCGGGGCAGGGGATTGCGGACGATTAG